From one Thalassobaculum sp. OXR-137 genomic stretch:
- a CDS encoding amidohydrolase family protein gives MTDDDLPIIDAHHHFWKLGSGHHPWLEGAHDIPFRYGDYSAIQRDYLVDDFRRDHGRHTVVKSVHMEAEWDPADPVGETRWLHELHDRTGWPHAVIGQAWFARDDIAEVLAGHAAFPLVRSIRQKPAAAPSPAAFVAGAPGSMADPAFRRGYALMATHGLHYDLQTPWWHLGEAADLARDFPDTLIILNHTGLPSDRSPEGIAGWREGMERFAAEPNTAVKISGIGVPGKPWTPELQGEVVRETLRIFGPGRCMAASNFPVDGLCASYDEIFTGLKAITAGMAEADRRAFFHDNALRIYRPV, from the coding sequence ATGACCGACGACGACCTGCCGATCATCGACGCCCACCACCACTTCTGGAAGCTGGGCAGCGGCCATCATCCCTGGCTGGAGGGCGCGCACGACATCCCGTTCCGCTACGGCGACTACAGCGCGATCCAGCGCGACTATCTGGTCGACGATTTCCGACGCGACCACGGCCGCCACACCGTCGTGAAGTCGGTGCACATGGAAGCAGAATGGGATCCGGCCGACCCGGTCGGCGAAACCCGCTGGCTGCACGAGCTCCACGACCGCACCGGCTGGCCCCATGCGGTGATCGGCCAGGCCTGGTTCGCCCGCGACGACATCGCCGAGGTGCTGGCCGGCCATGCCGCCTTCCCGCTGGTGCGGTCGATCCGTCAGAAGCCGGCGGCCGCGCCGTCCCCCGCCGCCTTCGTGGCCGGGGCCCCGGGCTCGATGGCGGACCCGGCCTTCCGGCGCGGCTATGCCCTGATGGCGACGCACGGGCTGCACTACGACCTGCAGACCCCCTGGTGGCATCTGGGCGAGGCGGCGGATCTGGCTCGGGACTTCCCGGACACGCTGATCATCCTCAACCACACCGGCCTGCCGTCCGACCGCTCGCCAGAGGGGATCGCAGGCTGGCGCGAGGGGATGGAGCGTTTCGCCGCCGAGCCGAACACGGCGGTCAAGATCTCCGGCATCGGCGTGCCCGGAAAGCCCTGGACGCCGGAACTGCAGGGCGAGGTCGTGCGGGAGACGCTGCGGATCTTCGGGCCCGGCCGTTGCATGGCGGCGAGCAACTTCCCGGTCGATGGGCTCTGCGCCAGCTACGACGAGATCTTTACCGGGTTGAAGGCGATCACCGCCGGAATGGCGGAGGCCGACCGCAGGGCGTTCTTCCACGACAACGCCCTGCGGATCTACCGGCCGGTCTGA
- a CDS encoding SulP family inorganic anion transporter, translated as MTAGTHDVPRPAAPSTLELFTPKLLTVFREGYGAGQLRRDAIAGLTVAIVALPLSMAIAIASGASPAQGLYTAIIGGFLVSAFGGSRFQIGGPAGAFIVLVAATVQAHGMDGTILATLMAGVILALIGVLRLGTFIKFIPYPVTVGFTAGIAVIIFASQIRPLLGLSLDGGEPGPLVEKLPVLAQALGTADAAAIALSLGTIAVIVGLKRLRPDWPGMLIAVAGSAAATAVFGLPVETIGSVFGGIPQSFPLPSLPEISLEKMQAVLPAAIAFALLGSIESLLSAVVADGMTGRRHRSNCELVAQGVANVGSAMFGGICVTGTIARTATNVRAGAHGPVSGMLHAVFLLAFVLIAAPLASDIPLAALAGVLAFVAWNMVEKHAFYTLLRASRGDAAVLLATFGLTVFRDLTEAIVVGFALGSVLFIHRMSKVTAVESAVPFVAEDERDDRADYDDAAAADRDTVVYRISGAFFFGAAASIGSVLDRIADSHRRLIVDLAAVPFIDSTAANTIESLVARAKRNGVEIVLTGASAEIRRSLAVHGIAEPAVTMAPTIEAALARPLTAKDVP; from the coding sequence ATGACCGCAGGCACCCACGACGTTCCGAGGCCAGCCGCCCCGAGCACCCTCGAGCTCTTCACCCCCAAACTGCTAACCGTTTTCCGCGAGGGCTACGGCGCCGGCCAGCTCAGGCGCGACGCCATCGCCGGGCTGACGGTCGCCATCGTCGCCCTGCCCCTGTCCATGGCCATCGCCATCGCCTCGGGCGCCTCCCCGGCCCAGGGACTCTACACCGCGATAATCGGCGGCTTTCTGGTCTCCGCCTTCGGCGGCAGCCGGTTCCAGATCGGCGGGCCGGCCGGCGCCTTCATCGTCCTGGTCGCCGCCACCGTCCAGGCCCACGGCATGGACGGCACGATCCTGGCGACCCTGATGGCCGGCGTGATCCTCGCCCTGATCGGCGTGCTGCGGCTCGGCACCTTCATCAAGTTCATCCCCTACCCAGTCACCGTCGGCTTCACCGCCGGGATTGCGGTGATCATCTTCGCCAGCCAGATCCGTCCGCTTCTGGGCCTCAGCCTCGACGGCGGCGAGCCGGGACCGCTGGTGGAGAAGCTGCCCGTTCTCGCCCAGGCGCTCGGCACCGCCGACGCCGCGGCGATCGCCCTGTCGCTGGGCACCATCGCCGTGATCGTCGGCCTGAAGCGGCTGCGGCCGGACTGGCCGGGGATGCTGATCGCCGTGGCCGGATCGGCGGCGGCTACTGCAGTTTTTGGCCTACCGGTGGAAACCATCGGCAGCGTGTTCGGCGGGATTCCGCAGAGCTTCCCGCTGCCCTCCCTGCCGGAGATCTCCCTGGAGAAGATGCAGGCCGTGCTGCCGGCCGCCATCGCCTTCGCCCTGCTCGGTTCCATCGAGTCCCTGCTCTCCGCCGTGGTCGCCGACGGCATGACGGGCCGGCGCCATCGCTCCAACTGCGAGCTGGTGGCCCAGGGCGTGGCCAATGTCGGATCGGCCATGTTCGGCGGGATCTGCGTCACCGGCACCATCGCCCGCACGGCCACCAACGTGCGCGCCGGCGCCCACGGCCCGGTATCGGGCATGCTCCATGCGGTGTTCCTGCTCGCCTTCGTGCTGATCGCCGCGCCGCTGGCCAGCGACATCCCGCTGGCGGCCCTGGCGGGCGTGCTCGCCTTCGTCGCCTGGAACATGGTGGAGAAACACGCGTTCTACACCCTGCTGCGGGCCTCGCGGGGCGACGCGGCGGTGCTGCTGGCGACCTTCGGGCTGACGGTCTTCCGCGACCTGACCGAAGCCATCGTCGTCGGTTTCGCGCTCGGCTCGGTGCTGTTCATCCACCGCATGTCCAAGGTGACGGCGGTGGAGAGTGCCGTGCCCTTCGTCGCCGAGGACGAGCGGGACGACCGGGCCGACTACGATGACGCGGCCGCCGCCGACCGCGACACCGTCGTCTACCGGATCAGCGGCGCCTTTTTCTTCGGGGCCGCCGCCTCCATCGGCTCGGTACTGGACCGGATCGCCGACAGCCACCGCCGGCTGATCGTCGACCTCGCCGCCGTGCCCTTCATCGACAGTACCGCCGCCAACACCATCGAGAGCCTGGTCGCCCGCGCCAAACGCAACGGGGTGGAGATCGTGCTGACCGGCGCCTCGGCCGAGATCCGCCGCTCGCTCGCCGTCCACGGGATCGCCGAGCCGGCGGTGACCATGGCGCCGACCATCGAGGCGGCCCTGGCCCGCCCGCTGACCGCAAAGGACGTCCCATGA